A genomic stretch from Chloroflexota bacterium includes:
- a CDS encoding DUF933 domain-containing protein, which yields MQVTIVGLPGSGKTTVFNALTGAHADTGGFSGGRAAPNLGVVKVPDERLERLADLFHPRKTTPADVTYVDVAIPAGATREGTINPDVLALVRNADALLHVARAFEAGGADGPPDPWRDVEALDLEFAIADLMVIEKRLEKLRTSGRHGAPAEREANAQEEALLARLEPELSAGHPLRAVALTDDDELRLRGYRFLTQKPVLVVLNIDEGQLAAVSELETAGRERYAQPQTAVAALGGKIEAELAQLSEADAALFMDDLGIAEPSRGRVIRLTYALLGLFSFFTAGEDECRAWTLRHGATAVDAAAAVHSDLARGFIRAEVVTYDDLIACGSMVEARKRGLLRSEGKTYAVRDGDVIEVLFNVAR from the coding sequence GTGCAGGTCACCATCGTCGGGCTGCCGGGGAGCGGCAAGACGACCGTCTTCAATGCCCTGACCGGGGCGCACGCCGACACCGGGGGCTTCTCCGGCGGACGTGCCGCGCCGAACCTGGGTGTGGTCAAGGTGCCCGACGAGCGCCTGGAACGCCTTGCGGACCTGTTCCACCCGCGTAAGACGACACCGGCCGATGTCACCTACGTCGACGTTGCCATCCCGGCCGGCGCGACCCGTGAAGGGACGATCAACCCGGACGTGCTGGCCCTGGTCCGCAATGCCGATGCGCTCCTGCACGTGGCCCGCGCCTTCGAAGCCGGTGGCGCCGACGGCCCGCCGGACCCATGGCGTGACGTCGAGGCGCTCGACCTGGAATTCGCGATCGCCGACTTGATGGTGATCGAGAAGCGCCTGGAGAAGCTGCGCACCTCGGGGCGCCACGGCGCGCCGGCGGAGCGCGAGGCGAACGCCCAGGAAGAGGCTCTCCTTGCGCGCCTGGAGCCGGAGCTGTCCGCCGGGCACCCGCTGCGAGCGGTCGCCCTGACCGATGACGACGAGCTGCGCCTGCGCGGGTATCGGTTCCTGACCCAGAAGCCGGTACTGGTGGTCCTGAACATCGACGAGGGCCAGCTCGCGGCCGTATCCGAGCTCGAGACCGCCGGCCGGGAGCGCTACGCCCAGCCCCAGACGGCCGTGGCCGCGCTGGGCGGCAAGATCGAGGCCGAGCTCGCCCAGCTCTCCGAGGCCGATGCGGCGCTCTTCATGGATGACCTGGGGATCGCCGAGCCGAGCCGCGGTCGCGTCATCCGCCTGACCTATGCGCTGCTGGGACTCTTCTCCTTCTTCACGGCCGGCGAGGACGAGTGCCGAGCCTGGACGCTGCGGCACGGCGCGACGGCGGTCGATGCGGCAGCGGCGGTTCACTCCGACCTGGCGCGCGGGTTCATTCGCGCGGAGGTGGTCACCTACGACGACCTGATCGCGTGCGGCAGCATGGTGGAGGCCCGCAAGCGCGGGCTGCTGCGATCCGAGGGGAAGACGTATGCGGTGCGCGACGGCGACGTGATCGAGGTGCTCTTCAACGTCGCCCGCTGA
- a CDS encoding response regulator produces MAEQIRLLVIEDVPQVAMHMRSLLQAQSQIKMLDVITSGEQAMSAVSELRPDVLIVDALLQGRVSGMQVAEQVRRTEPSVSVIVLTVPQNPVTEDPAAGIDAVLRMPFSGFDLTTLVRKVHEQSNVSGGHNASTMISLFSPKGGVGRTTLAFNLAVALGADHRVCLIDGSLQFSDLRGLLRAPASAPSIMNLPTDRIRDTDLAEVLWKDPSGIEVLLAPPRIEMAEMVTTRDIEKALSIIRQVYEVIVVDTRASLSDDVLAFLDASDLILEVLAYDSMAIRALAMADEAFAAIGYAAHKLETVLNRSDSTGGFSKADVEEALNRKIDHEVVSDGKLVIAANNEGVPFVLANPDAQVSQGVRAMAASLAARLPGSVPVLARR; encoded by the coding sequence TTGGCTGAGCAGATCAGGCTGCTGGTGATCGAGGACGTTCCGCAGGTGGCGATGCACATGCGGTCGCTGCTGCAGGCCCAGTCGCAGATCAAGATGCTGGACGTGATCACCTCCGGAGAGCAGGCCATGTCGGCCGTGAGCGAGCTTCGTCCGGACGTGCTGATCGTCGACGCCCTGTTGCAGGGCCGCGTCTCGGGGATGCAGGTTGCCGAACAGGTCCGCCGCACGGAGCCGAGCGTGTCGGTGATCGTGCTGACCGTGCCGCAGAACCCGGTCACCGAGGACCCCGCCGCCGGGATCGACGCGGTGCTCAGGATGCCGTTCTCGGGCTTCGACCTCACCACATTGGTCCGCAAGGTGCATGAGCAGAGCAACGTCTCCGGAGGCCACAACGCCTCGACCATGATCTCGCTCTTCTCGCCCAAGGGCGGCGTCGGGCGGACGACCCTGGCCTTCAACCTGGCCGTGGCGCTGGGTGCCGACCATCGGGTCTGCCTGATCGACGGCTCCCTGCAGTTCAGTGACCTGCGCGGACTGCTGCGCGCGCCGGCGAGCGCGCCCTCGATCATGAACCTGCCAACCGACCGCATCCGAGACACTGATCTGGCCGAGGTGCTGTGGAAGGATCCCTCCGGGATCGAGGTGCTGCTCGCGCCGCCACGCATTGAGATGGCCGAGATGGTCACGACTCGCGATATCGAGAAGGCGCTCTCGATCATCCGGCAGGTCTACGAAGTGATCGTGGTCGACACGCGCGCGTCCCTCTCGGATGACGTGCTCGCCTTCCTCGATGCATCCGACCTGATCCTGGAGGTGCTGGCCTACGACAGCATGGCGATTCGCGCCCTGGCGATGGCCGACGAGGCCTTTGCCGCCATCGGATACGCGGCGCACAAGCTCGAGACGGTCCTGAACCGATCGGACTCGACCGGCGGCTTCAGCAAGGCTGACGTCGAGGAAGCGCTCAATCGGAAGATCGACCACGAGGTCGTCTCGGACGGGAAGCTCGTGATCGCCGCCAATAACGAGGGTGTTCCCTTCGTGCTGGCCAACCCCGATGCGCAGGTCTCACAGGGGGTCCGGGCGATGGCCGCCTCCCTTGCGGCACGGCTGCCGGGGAGCGTCCCCGTCCTCGCACGCCGCTGA
- a CDS encoding zinc-dependent metalloprotease has product MARSASRIGMGIIVGGLLAMGATAVQRELLRRAGTRLIDWESVRRIARRRLGAGGAGLSAADRSEADTFYRAELLRIEPIVAEAIGAELPRALETPAVIDRFEWIDLNLATFEQLFGRVERIINDATTGADTPGRALARILNRSLGNQQLGLLMAFLARKVLGQYDVSLLAAAPAARGRLNFVEPNIRASAETLGVSLGEFRTFIALHEATHAFEFEAYPWLREHFAASVGEAIEQMATDTGGLSRRLRGALRGRDGHWLERMMTPAQLGTFRRTQALMSLLEGYSNHVMNDAGERLLPGFGKLHERFERRNEARGALERAIMRLTGLDLKMEQYAAGERFVTAVLAVRDRAFLNQVWEGPANLPDLAEIRQPQRWIDRIEGRRTKEQVS; this is encoded by the coding sequence ATGGCACGCAGCGCAAGCCGGATCGGGATGGGGATTATCGTCGGGGGGTTGCTGGCCATGGGCGCCACGGCAGTCCAGCGCGAGCTGCTCCGCCGGGCGGGCACGCGGCTCATCGACTGGGAGTCGGTTCGGCGCATCGCGCGCCGCCGACTGGGAGCCGGGGGAGCGGGGCTGAGCGCGGCCGACCGTTCGGAGGCCGACACGTTCTACCGCGCCGAGCTGCTGCGGATCGAGCCGATCGTGGCGGAGGCGATCGGTGCCGAGCTGCCTCGTGCGCTCGAGACGCCGGCGGTGATCGATCGCTTCGAGTGGATCGACCTCAACCTGGCGACCTTCGAGCAGCTCTTCGGTCGGGTGGAGCGGATCATCAACGACGCCACCACCGGAGCCGATACCCCCGGCCGCGCGCTGGCACGGATCTTGAATCGGTCGCTCGGCAATCAGCAGCTCGGGCTGCTGATGGCGTTCCTGGCGCGCAAGGTGCTCGGCCAGTACGACGTCAGCCTCCTCGCCGCGGCGCCGGCAGCACGAGGCCGGCTGAACTTCGTCGAGCCGAACATCAGGGCCAGCGCGGAGACGCTGGGCGTTTCGCTGGGCGAGTTCCGCACCTTCATCGCGCTGCACGAGGCGACCCACGCCTTCGAGTTCGAGGCGTATCCGTGGCTGCGCGAGCATTTCGCGGCCTCTGTCGGCGAGGCGATCGAGCAGATGGCGACGGACACCGGCGGACTCAGCCGGCGCCTGCGAGGCGCGCTGCGCGGCCGCGATGGACACTGGCTGGAACGGATGATGACGCCCGCCCAGCTCGGCACCTTCCGCCGCACCCAGGCGCTGATGTCGCTGCTGGAGGGCTACTCGAACCACGTGATGAACGACGCCGGCGAGCGGCTGCTGCCAGGCTTCGGCAAGCTCCATGAGCGATTCGAGCGCCGCAACGAGGCGCGCGGAGCCCTCGAGCGGGCGATCATGCGCCTGACCGGCCTCGACCTGAAGATGGAGCAGTACGCGGCCGGCGAGCGATTCGTGACTGCCGTCCTGGCCGTACGGGATCGCGCATTCCTGAACCAGGTGTGGGAGGGTCCCGCCAACCTGCCGGACCTCGCCGAGATCCGCCAGCCGCAGCGCTGGATCGACCGGATCGAGGGACGCCGAACCAAGGAGCAGGTCAGCTGA
- a CDS encoding ribonuclease H-like domain-containing protein gives MRTLADRLAEIRAERRVPAPQRPARSPDDRAEILARWFGARLQIAPDGAAVVVERRVALPAATVANLVDLPPACYFDTETTGLSTGAGTVVFLAGLGHLEGGHLVVRQLLLPDYPHEAALLRLACSELAALPRVVTYNGRGFDLPLLITRLTVHRLFREMSALPELHDDLLPVARRLYRRPLGGARLADVESGVLGVIRTSDCPGSEVPSRYFGYLRGGSPDLLTDVLDHNLQDIVSLALLEGELVRMRAGGWRDAPVLDPHGMAVELLRHGASEEALEVVESAMLPGVDQDRAHSLRRMATRLLISAGEVDRAEELWTAATRRASTDAAAAWLEVARIRERHRGDLHGALEAALTSSRVLDLAFALGRGGGMLAVGRVRLRVDARLRRLRRWVAAADRRAARVARVA, from the coding sequence TGCAGATCGCACCCGATGGCGCGGCGGTCGTGGTCGAGCGGCGCGTCGCCCTCCCGGCCGCGACCGTTGCGAACCTCGTCGACCTGCCGCCGGCCTGCTACTTCGACACCGAGACGACCGGCCTCTCGACCGGCGCCGGGACCGTGGTTTTCCTGGCCGGCCTCGGCCACCTGGAGGGCGGGCACCTGGTCGTGCGACAGCTGCTCCTCCCCGACTATCCCCATGAGGCCGCGCTGCTCCGGCTCGCCTGCAGCGAGCTGGCCGCGCTGCCGCGGGTCGTCACCTACAACGGGCGGGGCTTCGACCTGCCGCTCCTCATCACCCGGCTGACGGTTCATCGCCTCTTCCGCGAGATGTCGGCGCTGCCCGAGCTCCACGACGACCTGCTGCCCGTTGCCCGCCGGCTGTACCGCAGGCCGCTGGGCGGGGCTCGACTGGCCGACGTGGAGTCCGGCGTGCTGGGCGTGATCCGCACATCCGACTGCCCCGGCAGCGAGGTGCCTTCGCGGTACTTCGGCTACCTGCGCGGCGGCTCACCCGACCTGTTGACCGATGTCCTCGATCACAACCTGCAGGACATCGTCTCGCTCGCCCTGCTGGAGGGCGAGCTCGTGCGGATGCGCGCCGGCGGCTGGCGTGATGCTCCGGTGCTCGATCCCCATGGAATGGCGGTCGAGCTCCTGCGCCACGGCGCGAGCGAAGAGGCGCTCGAGGTGGTCGAGTCGGCGATGCTGCCGGGGGTTGACCAGGATCGGGCACATTCGCTGCGCCGGATGGCGACGCGATTGCTGATCAGCGCGGGGGAGGTTGACCGAGCGGAGGAGCTGTGGACCGCCGCCACGCGTCGTGCCTCGACGGATGCTGCCGCCGCCTGGCTCGAGGTGGCGCGCATCCGCGAGCGGCACCGCGGCGATCTGCACGGAGCGCTGGAGGCTGCCCTGACGAGCTCTCGGGTGCTCGATCTGGCATTTGCGCTCGGACGTGGTGGTGGGATGCTGGCGGTCGGTCGCGTGCGACTGCGGGTCGATGCGCGGCTGCGCAGGCTTCGGCGCTGGGTCGCGGCCGCCGACCGTCGGGCAGCGCGCGTAGCTCGCGTGGCATGA
- a CDS encoding D-2-hydroxyacid dehydrogenase, with protein MILATPIFGAPLSAEHAAQLQAVPGARVVQMSREGLVHDDAETALASARVLLRGGVPASVLDHIIARAPRLEWIHSFSAGVDRVATPAVRERGLIVTNARGVFSRPIAEYVVMMCLAIARRLPQLLELQREQTWQPLRGTELGGMTIGIVGFGSIGSEIASLLAPFEAKVLATRRHPERGAGDASNVELLGLDQLDELLRRSDIVVVAAPLTDDTAGLIGAAQLQEMREHAWLINIARGRLLDELALRRALESGWIGGAVLDVFNEEPLPPDSPLYGTPNLILTPHTSWSSDRVVDRSLDLFVANLRRFAAGERLENVVDLEAGY; from the coding sequence GTGATCCTGGCGACGCCGATCTTCGGCGCCCCGCTCTCGGCCGAACATGCGGCGCAGCTTCAGGCGGTGCCCGGCGCGCGGGTGGTGCAGATGTCGCGCGAGGGGCTGGTCCACGACGATGCCGAGACGGCGCTCGCCTCCGCTCGCGTGCTGTTGCGAGGCGGCGTGCCCGCATCGGTGCTCGACCACATCATCGCCCGCGCTCCGCGCCTGGAGTGGATCCACTCCTTCTCGGCCGGGGTGGACCGCGTGGCGACCCCCGCGGTTCGCGAGCGCGGGCTGATCGTGACGAATGCGCGGGGTGTCTTCTCCCGGCCGATCGCCGAGTACGTGGTGATGATGTGCCTGGCCATCGCACGTCGGCTGCCGCAGCTCCTCGAGCTGCAGCGCGAGCAGACGTGGCAGCCGCTGCGTGGGACCGAGCTGGGTGGCATGACGATCGGGATCGTCGGCTTTGGGAGCATCGGCTCCGAGATCGCCAGTCTGCTGGCGCCATTCGAGGCGAAGGTGCTGGCCACGCGGCGGCATCCCGAGCGGGGAGCCGGCGACGCGTCGAATGTCGAGCTGCTGGGCCTCGATCAGCTCGACGAGCTGCTGCGCCGCAGCGACATCGTGGTCGTGGCCGCGCCGCTGACCGATGACACGGCCGGGCTGATCGGGGCCGCCCAGCTGCAGGAGATGCGGGAGCACGCGTGGCTGATCAACATCGCCCGCGGCCGGCTGCTCGATGAGCTGGCGCTGCGCCGGGCACTCGAATCCGGCTGGATCGGCGGAGCGGTGCTCGATGTCTTCAACGAGGAGCCGCTGCCGCCGGATTCACCGCTGTACGGCACGCCGAACCTGATCCTCACACCGCACACCTCGTGGTCGAGCGACCGGGTGGTGGACCGCTCGCTCGACCTGTTCGTGGCCAACCTTCGGCGATTCGCTGCGGGTGAGCGACTCGAGAACGTGGTCGACCTGGAGGCCGGGTACTAG
- the murI gene encoding glutamate racemase, giving the protein MGLRADPRPIGVFDSGVGGLTVLAELRRRLPAESTIYLGDNARAPYGPRSADEVRAFTLESVAWLLAQDVKLLVLACNTATAQALPVVRAMAAVPVLGVVRPGALAAAASTRVGHVGVIATLGTVASGAYVAAIGQADPALIVTQQACPELVPMVEAGQLSGPVAEATVSGYLGELFGADPRIDTLLLGCTHYPLLRPLIEEVAGPQVAVVDSAFTTALATEDLIDALGARSGQPAPGANRIVTTGKVASFTAVAGMVFGEALPSVEQAVVAAV; this is encoded by the coding sequence GTGGGGCTCCGGGCAGACCCCCGGCCGATCGGGGTCTTCGACTCTGGCGTCGGCGGCCTGACCGTTCTCGCAGAGCTTCGCCGGCGCCTGCCCGCCGAATCGACGATCTACCTGGGCGACAACGCTCGCGCCCCATATGGGCCGCGCAGCGCCGACGAGGTGCGCGCCTTCACGCTCGAGTCGGTCGCGTGGCTGCTGGCGCAGGACGTGAAGCTGCTGGTCCTTGCCTGCAACACGGCGACCGCCCAGGCGCTGCCGGTGGTCCGCGCGATGGCGGCCGTGCCGGTGCTCGGCGTGGTGCGGCCGGGTGCTCTTGCGGCCGCTGCCTCCACCCGGGTCGGGCACGTGGGGGTGATCGCAACTCTCGGAACGGTCGCGTCGGGCGCCTACGTCGCCGCGATTGGCCAGGCGGATCCTGCCCTGATCGTGACGCAGCAGGCCTGCCCCGAGCTGGTCCCGATGGTGGAGGCGGGCCAACTCAGCGGCCCGGTCGCCGAGGCGACGGTCAGCGGCTACCTTGGCGAGCTGTTCGGCGCGGACCCACGGATCGATACCCTGCTGCTCGGTTGCACGCACTATCCGCTGCTGCGACCGCTGATCGAGGAGGTGGCAGGGCCGCAGGTGGCGGTCGTCGATTCGGCATTCACCACGGCGCTCGCCACGGAAGACCTGATCGACGCGCTCGGCGCACGGAGCGGACAGCCAGCCCCGGGTGCCAACCGGATCGTGACCACTGGCAAGGTCGCGAGCTTCACCGCCGTTGCGGGAATGGTCTTCGGCGAGGCGCTTCCCTCGGTTGAGCAGGCGGTGGTGGCAGCCGTCTAG